In Alteromonas sp. RKMC-009, the genomic stretch TGAAACAGTTGGTCTGGATAGCCGCGACTGGACACCTATATACAATGCCGTTAAGAAAACCGGACGCTTGCTGGTGTGCGACAGCGCCCACAGCAAGTTTTCTGTGGCCAGCGAAATTATTGCGTCCTGCACAGAGCAGAGTTTTGGTTCGCTAAAAGCCGCGCCAGGCAGGTTAGGTTTGCCGATGTATCCGGAACCCACAAGCTTTGGCATGACCAAGGGCTTTTACAATACTGCAGCAGATATCGTGCAGGCAGTCAGTAAAATGTGTAATACATCAATACCAGCCGTCGCACCGCGGCAGAATCCCCATGATGTGCCTGGCCATTGGTTTCAGGGGCCATTCTGATATGAAGAAAATCCTCGTCACCGGTATCAACAGCGACATTGGCGAGGCCATGGTGCAGGACATCCGTCAGCAACATGGTGAGGTGACTTTTTATGGCACCTTCCGTCAGCCGTCGGCACAGGTCGACAGATTACACGCGTGCGGCTGCACCTTGTTTCAGGTGGATATGGCTAACCAACAACAGGTTGAAGACTTCGCCAGACAAGCGGTGCAGTTGGGAGTGGATGATATCGTGTTCTTGCACGGCAGTTTATATCCGATTGGCAAATTTGGCGAGGTGTCGTTCCAGCAGTGGCAGGATAGTCAGTACCTGAATGCGTTTTCCATACTGCACCTGCTAAATGCGTTGTTGCCAGGTTTGGCTGCGGGAAGTCGCGTTATTAGTCTGGCAGGTGGCGGCGTGAATGGCGCACCATTGAATTTTAGTGCCTACACCAATGCCAAGGTTATCCTGATTAAAATGACCGAGTTGCTGGCAGCAGAATATCCTGATCTTCTGTTTTTCAATCTCGGCCCCGGTTTTGTCAAAACCAAAATTCATGTAGAAACACTCAGTGCCGGAGAGCGCGCAGGTGCGGCTTTTGCTGAAACTCAACGCAGGCTTAATGAAGATGCGTTTGTGCCAATGTTAAAAGTGACTGACGCATTGCGATTCTTGCTGTTCAGTGCACCGCTTGCATTTTCTGGTCGCAATTTTAGCGCTGCACACGACACACTGTCATCGGCGCCGTTTGCAAACTTTCTTGCGGCGGACACCAATGCTTATAAGTTAAGGCGCGCCGGGAATGACTTTGTTGCATGTGAGAACCCGGGGGAAGTGAAATGAAATTATCTGATTTTGTTGCCAGTGCGCTTGCCGTTTTTACCGACCATGTTTTTGTGGTGCAAGGCGGCGCAGCATTACATTTAATTGACTCTGTGCATCAATGCGACGGCATTGTCGATATTCCGATGCAGCACGAGCAGGCTTGCGCGATGGCGGCGGACGCCTACGCCAAAGCTCAGCACAGTATCGGTGCTACCATTGCTACTTCTGGCCCCGGCGCCACCAACCTGCTCACGGGTATTGCCTGTTCGTATTTTGATTCGGTTCCTACCGTGCATATTACCGGCAATGTGGCGTCGTTCAGGCAGTCGGGTTCCATTGGCGTGCGTCAATATGGTTTTCAGGAAACCGATATTGTGTCGATGGCCAGTCCCATTACCAAAGTGGCCTATCAGATTTCTTCCCCAGAGGACATTCTGCAGGCACTGCCACAGGCGATCTATACTGCGCTGGGCGGCAGAAAAGGGCCGGTGCTGATTGATATTCCTGATGATTTTCAGCGTGTAGTACTGGACAGTAGCCAATGCGCAAACGCGTTAGACAACTTGCGAGCCTATACGCCATCCGTATCAGTTAATGCTTTGCCATGTGCCGATGAAGTGCAGGTAAGCGAGGTGCTTGCGCAGTTTAATGCCGCTCAGCGCCCGGTGTTTATTTTTGGCGCTGGCATCAGCACTCCGTCGCTACAGGCACAGTTTGTACACATAGCTGAAAAGTTGGACGTTCCGTTTCTGGTGACCTGGCCGAACAAGAGCATGGCAGCTGGCCATCCGCTAAACGTAGGAACGTTCGGTACGCATTCGTCCAGAGGCAATAATGTGGTGTTACAGAATGCCGATTTTGTCTTTTCAGTTGGGTGCCGTATGGACTCCCGGGCAACCGGCAAGCTGGATTTATTTGCACGGGAAGCAGTAGTCGGCATGGTCGAAATTGATAAAGCCGAAATGGACAAATTTGACACTTTCGGTTTTGAGGTCGCGTATAAACTGCATTGCAGTGCACAAAGTTTTGCTGA encodes the following:
- a CDS encoding SDR family NAD(P)-dependent oxidoreductase, with product MKKILVTGINSDIGEAMVQDIRQQHGEVTFYGTFRQPSAQVDRLHACGCTLFQVDMANQQQVEDFARQAVQLGVDDIVFLHGSLYPIGKFGEVSFQQWQDSQYLNAFSILHLLNALLPGLAAGSRVISLAGGGVNGAPLNFSAYTNAKVILIKMTELLAAEYPDLLFFNLGPGFVKTKIHVETLSAGERAGAAFAETQRRLNEDAFVPMLKVTDALRFLLFSAPLAFSGRNFSAAHDTLSSAPFANFLAADTNAYKLRRAGNDFVACENPGEVK
- a CDS encoding thiamine pyrophosphate-binding protein yields the protein MKLSDFVASALAVFTDHVFVVQGGAALHLIDSVHQCDGIVDIPMQHEQACAMAADAYAKAQHSIGATIATSGPGATNLLTGIACSYFDSVPTVHITGNVASFRQSGSIGVRQYGFQETDIVSMASPITKVAYQISSPEDILQALPQAIYTALGGRKGPVLIDIPDDFQRVVLDSSQCANALDNLRAYTPSVSVNALPCADEVQVSEVLAQFNAAQRPVFIFGAGISTPSLQAQFVHIAEKLDVPFLVTWPNKSMAAGHPLNVGTFGTHSSRGNNVVLQNADFVFSVGCRMDSRATGKLDLFAREAVVGMVEIDKAEMDKFDTFGFEVAYKLHCSAQSFADRLIALTESNDAHASLSKAAWHDYISKMQNKYNGQPAYALPLVNPYEAARQMSAHLRENDKICVDTGTCLPLTLVYSQEKAGQQFISSYNNTPMGYGLPAAIGVALQAKARKTFSINGDGGLQMNIQELATVAAHNLNILIILYNNQGHAMIKQTQDDWLDARYIASSSNSGLPKLNFANIAKGYGIEAYQVTSNAVFAQVLEKTLNATHPVLIELMIDEGFRCEPIIKYGNPLEAMSPADLNMSIREDMLVANVES